The following coding sequences are from one Candidatus Binatia bacterium window:
- the rfbC gene encoding dTDP-4-dehydrorhamnose 3,5-epimerase: MKFVETELPGVIVIEPDVHRDGRGFFLETYHTRKYAEGGIPATFVQDNHSRSVRGTLRGLHAQRRHPQGKLVRVLQGEIFDVVVDIRRGSPTFGRWIGVNLSAENFRQCYIPPNFAHGFCVTSDWAEFEYKCTDFYDPADEIRVLWNDPDLGIGWPVSAPLLSEKDRAAQPLTALMDRLPACRPDSQ; encoded by the coding sequence ATGAAATTCGTCGAGACGGAGTTGCCGGGGGTCATCGTGATTGAACCGGATGTCCACCGGGACGGCCGCGGTTTTTTCCTGGAAACCTACCACACGCGAAAATACGCCGAGGGCGGCATTCCGGCGACCTTCGTTCAGGATAATCATTCGCGCTCGGTCCGGGGAACGCTCCGCGGGTTGCACGCGCAGCGTCGCCACCCACAGGGCAAGCTGGTGCGCGTTCTCCAGGGCGAGATCTTCGATGTCGTCGTCGATATCCGTCGCGGGTCGCCAACGTTCGGCCGCTGGATCGGCGTCAATCTCTCCGCCGAAAACTTTCGCCAGTGCTACATCCCGCCGAACTTTGCCCATGGTTTCTGCGTCACCAGCGACTGGGCGGAGTTCGAATACAAGTGCACCGACTTTTATGACCCGGCAGACGAGATCCGAGTGCTGTGGAACGACCCCGACCTCGGGATTGGCTGGCCGGTGTCCGCCCCGCTCTTGTCGGAGAAGGACCGTGCCGCGCAACCCCTGACGGCACTCATGGATCGCTTGCCGGCCTGCAGACCGGATTCTCAATAG
- the rfbA gene encoding glucose-1-phosphate thymidylyltransferase RfbA, with product MKGILLAGGSGTRLHPLTRAVSKQLVPIFDKPLVYYPLSTLMLAGIRDILVITTPHEQDAFKRLLADGGEVGLRIQYAVQPRPEGIAQAFLIGAEFIARGGVALALGDNIFYGQGFPESLRAATTRVVGATVFAYRVRDPERYGVVQFDAQGRAVHLEEKPAKPRSSYAVTGLYFYDHQVVDIAQALTPSARGELEITDINLAYLRAGRLHVEKLGRGIAWLDTGTHEALLQASNFVQAIEERQGLKVACIEEIAFRMGYITAADLTRLARAMERSAYGQYLLRILDEES from the coding sequence ACCCGCTCACACGCGCGGTGAGCAAGCAGCTCGTCCCCATCTTCGATAAACCGCTGGTGTACTATCCGCTGTCCACGCTGATGCTCGCGGGCATCCGGGACATCCTGGTGATCACTACGCCCCATGAGCAGGACGCGTTCAAGCGCCTGCTGGCAGATGGCGGCGAGGTGGGCCTGCGCATTCAGTATGCGGTACAACCACGGCCCGAGGGGATCGCCCAGGCGTTTCTGATCGGCGCAGAGTTCATCGCCAGGGGGGGCGTCGCCCTGGCTCTGGGTGACAATATCTTCTACGGACAAGGGTTTCCCGAGTCCCTACGCGCGGCAACCACTCGCGTGGTTGGGGCGACGGTGTTCGCCTATCGCGTACGGGACCCGGAGCGTTACGGCGTGGTCCAGTTCGACGCGCAGGGACGGGCAGTCCATTTGGAAGAAAAGCCGGCCAAGCCGCGTTCTTCCTATGCCGTCACCGGCTTATACTTTTACGACCACCAGGTGGTCGACATCGCCCAGGCACTGACGCCATCCGCACGGGGAGAGCTGGAGATCACCGACATCAACCTGGCCTACCTGCGCGCGGGCAGGCTCCACGTCGAAAAGCTCGGCCGCGGCATCGCCTGGCTCGATACCGGGACGCATGAGGCGCTGTTGCAGGCGTCGAATTTCGTGCAGGCGATCGAGGAGCGCCAAGGGCTGAAGGTGGCATGCATAGAAGAGATTGCCTTCCGCATGGGGTACATTACGGCGGCAGATCTGACCCGGCTCGCACGCGCGATGGAGCGCAGCGCGTACGGACAGTACTTACTCAGAATTCTCGACGAGGAGTCGTAA